The Deltaproteobacteria bacterium DNA segment CTGGCCGATAGTAACCGCGTCTATGTTTATCGCGGCCAGGTCGTTTAAAAGTTTCCTTACCTCTTCCTTTGTCTCGCCAAGCCCGACCATCAGCCCTGACTTGGTGAACGCGCCGCGCTTCTTTGCCTCGGAAATAATACTTAGCGAGGTCTTATAATCAGCGCCCGGCCTGACCGTCTTGTAGAGCGGCTCAACCGTCTCGACGTTGTGGTTAAATACGTCGGGCTTTTCCTGTAACACAATGTCGAGCGCCTCGACAGAGCCTCCAAAATCAGGGGTTAGCACCTCGATTGTCGCCTCCGGGAGCGCGCGCCTGATTTCTCGTATCGTAAGAGCGAACTGCATGGCGCCGCCGTCCTTTAAATCGTCCCTCGTAACCGATGTAACGACAACGTGCCTTAGCCCCATTTCCTTTGCAGCAGCCGCAACATCGGCCGGCTCGTTCACATTCAGCGCGAGCGGGGCCGCATCCTTCTTAACGCTGCAAAACCCGCACGTCCGGGTACACACGCCGCCAAGTATCAAAAACGTCGCCGTGGGCTTTGAGAAGCACTCGCCGATGTTCGGGCACCGCGCTGACTCGCACACGGTATTTAAGCCGCGGCTTCTTAAGGCGCGCTTTATCTCATGGAGCCCGGCCAGGTTGCCAAGCGGACGCCTAAGATGCGACGGAAGCCTTTTTCTTTGTCCCTGTGCCGCGTTATCTATCTTACCTGCCATTTTACCAAACCCGCAAAAACAAGACTTAAAAACATAACATTTTCCGACAAAAATTACAATATCGGCCTTTATATTAAAGGCCGATACTTTGCCGCATCCAACCTCTTATTTTTAAAGGCTTTTTACGGCCTACGCTTCCTTCATTGCAGCTACGAGGGCAGTGAGCATCTCATCTACGTCCTTGCGCTTTACATTAAGTGGCGGAACAAAGCGAAGCACAGTATCGCAGGTGCAGTTAATGAGCACGCCCTTGTCCATGCATTTTTTCACGATATCCGCGCCGGGCTTTGTGAGTTCCATGCCGATGATGAGCCCCTTGCCGCGAATGTCTTTTATAAAGGTGAATTCCTTTTTAAGGGCCTTGAGCTTACGCATGAGGTACGTTCCAACGCGCTTACAGTTATTAAGGAGCTTCGGGTTCTTGTACTCGTTTACAGCAGCTATCGCGGCAGCGGTAGCAAGGAAGTTACCTCCGAATGTCGAGGCATGGCTTCCGGGCTTGAAGGCCTCCGCCACTTTATCGGTTGCAAGCATCGCGCCTATGGCAACACCCCCGGCAAGCCCCTTTGCAAGCGTCATGATATCCGGGGCTACACCGTAGTTCTCGTAGGCAAAGAGAGTCCCTGTTCTGCCCATACCCACCTGCACCTCGTCGAAGATGAGAAGTATGCCGTGCTCGTCGCATATCGAACGGAGTTCTTTTAGGTAACTCTCCTTTGGCACGTTCACGCCGCCTTCTCCCTGTATGGGTTCGAGCATGATTGCCGCTGTCTTATCGGTTATTGCGGCTGCAGCTGCCCGCGCATCGTTAAACGGCACATAGGAGAATTTTTCTATGAGCGGCTCAAATCCCTCCTGAATTTTCTTTTGCCCGGTCGCTGCCATTGCGGCCATGGTTCTGCCGTGAAAGCTCTTCTCGAGGCTTACGACATGGTAGCGCGGGCTGCCCTTTACGCTAAAGTATTTACGCGCAAGCTTTATCGCGGCCTCGTTTGCCTCTGCGCCCGAGTTGCAAAAGAACGCCTTACCCGCAAACGAATTCTCGCAAAGCATTTTCGCAAGCTCTGACTGCGTTTCTATGTGAAAGAGGTTCGAAGTATGCACGAGCTTTCCAGCCTGCTCCTTTATGGCCTTGACCACCTTGGGATGCGAATGCCCGAGGTTACACACCGCAAGCCCGGCAACAAAGTCAAGATACTCTTTGCCGTCGGCGTCCCATAGCCTTGCGCCCTTGCCCTTTACGAACGCCACAGGAAAGCGGCGGTACGTATCCATCACGTATTTACCCGTAAGCTCGATTATGTCTTTATTGGCCATCTTGTTTTACATCCTCCATTTCTTCCTATGGAACTAAACACCTTGCGCTGATACCAGCCCCTGCTATGCCGCAGAGAACGTCATGCGTTTTCATTTCTGCCCGACGCAGAAGATCTTTGCAACATCTTGCACAGCCATGCCGCGAACATGCCCGAGGCAATGGGAACAATAAAAAATATCGCCACAAAAAACGTTACTACCATATAGGCCATCCCTGCCCACTGGTCCAGTTCAGGGCCTTGCGTCATCCAAAATACAAACCCTCCTATGACACACAGCGTAAAAACAAACAGAACAATATTTCTAAAAACATAGGACCCGGATATCGAACTCGAAAAGATTCCAAGGGATATCACAAGCCATATCAGAAACAAGAACACGAAGAGCCCGAAACTCGCCGCCGCATTAAAAGGAGGACCATCAGATATAGCGGCCGCCAACGACGCGATACAGATAAAAATCACCAGGCCGTTTCGAACCGTCCGCACCGGCCCCTCATCGTTACGCTCGGTCTTTTCGTCAATCGGCTCTGTCATAGCGCCATCCTGATTTTATTATTCGAAAAAAACAGGCGGCCAAATCGCCGCTTTGCCATAGCTTAGCCCTACCCCATCTTCTTAAATGCCATCACAACGCGCTCTATGCCCGAGTAGTCCTTCTTTACGACAATATTGTCGTACGCCCCGCTCTCTCTTATTATGCCCTCGACTCCACGCACCTGGTCGTAGCCGACTTCCATAATAAGCGCGCAGCCCGGCTTAAGGTACGTGGCCGCCCCCTGTACCAGCCTCCTTATGACGTCGAGGCCGTCGGTGCCGCCGTCGAGCGCGAGCCTCGGCTCGAAGTCCTTGACCTCCTCCTCGAGCGTAGATATGACATTGCTCGCAACGTAGGGCGGGTTGGCCAGTATAAGGTCGAACCTGCCCTCGAGGTTTTGTTCCCTCAAGGGCTCGAACAGGTCTCCCTCGAGACACTCTATGTTTTCATAAACTCCGTTTAGAAGCGCGTTCTTAACGGTCG contains these protein-coding regions:
- the lipA gene encoding lipoyl synthase, whose amino-acid sequence is MAGKIDNAAQGQRKRLPSHLRRPLGNLAGLHEIKRALRSRGLNTVCESARCPNIGECFSKPTATFLILGGVCTRTCGFCSVKKDAAPLALNVNEPADVAAAAKEMGLRHVVVTSVTRDDLKDGGAMQFALTIREIRRALPEATIEVLTPDFGGSVEALDIVLQEKPDVFNHNVETVEPLYKTVRPGADYKTSLSIISEAKKRGAFTKSGLMVGLGETKEEVRKLLNDLAAINIDAVTIGQYLQPTRESLPVKEYVAEDVFKEYEEYAVSIGIKRAYSGPFVRSSYNAEGVYVK
- a CDS encoding aspartate aminotransferase family protein — its product is MANKDIIELTGKYVMDTYRRFPVAFVKGKGARLWDADGKEYLDFVAGLAVCNLGHSHPKVVKAIKEQAGKLVHTSNLFHIETQSELAKMLCENSFAGKAFFCNSGAEANEAAIKLARKYFSVKGSPRYHVVSLEKSFHGRTMAAMAATGQKKIQEGFEPLIEKFSYVPFNDARAAAAAITDKTAAIMLEPIQGEGGVNVPKESYLKELRSICDEHGILLIFDEVQVGMGRTGTLFAYENYGVAPDIMTLAKGLAGGVAIGAMLATDKVAEAFKPGSHASTFGGNFLATAAAIAAVNEYKNPKLLNNCKRVGTYLMRKLKALKKEFTFIKDIRGKGLIIGMELTKPGADIVKKCMDKGVLINCTCDTVLRFVPPLNVKRKDVDEMLTALVAAMKEA